In one window of Henckelia pumila isolate YLH828 chromosome 1, ASM3356847v2, whole genome shotgun sequence DNA:
- the LOC140862085 gene encoding phytyl ester synthase 1, chloroplastic-like — MVLSKTYELVEWVEEALKSEHSLSPNKPIYIVVDYSGGCFALVVAARSSQINLVLILANPATSFGRSGLPLLLDSLEILSDELHATVPCLLGLALEPRRVCFCC; from the exons ATGGTTTTATCGAAGACATATG AGTTGGTAGAATGGGTGGAAGAAGCATTAAAGTCCGAGCATTCTTTATCTCCAAACAAACCCATTTATATAGTCGTAGATTATTCCGGTGGGTGCTTCGCTCTTGTTGTGGCGGCTCGTAGTTCTCAGATAAACCTTGTTCTAATACTAGCGAATCCGG CTACTTCATTTGGCAGGTCGGGGCTGCCGCTTTTGCTCGATTCATTGGAGATattgtctgatgaacttcacgCCACAGTTCCCTGTCTTCTGGGCTTGGCTTTGG AACCCAGAAGAGTATGTTTCTGTTGCTGA